In a single window of the Candidatus Neomarinimicrobiota bacterium genome:
- the rpsU gene encoding 30S ribosomal protein S21, producing the protein MVTVKRDEPFEKALRRFKKKYEKAGILKDVKKNSFYLKPTEERRLRRAKAAKRSRQTPRY; encoded by the coding sequence ATGGTAACTGTTAAACGAGATGAGCCGTTTGAAAAGGCACTGAGACGTTTTAAGAAAAAGTACGAGAAAGCTGGTATTCTGAAAGATGTTAAGAAGAACTCCTTCTACCTCAAGCCAACCGAAGAGCGACGTCTACGTCGCGCCAAGGCAGCCAAGCGTAGCCGTCAGACTCCTCGCTACTAA
- the nrfH gene encoding cytochrome c nitrite reductase small subunit produces the protein MTGVDMSKSLYLLGVILALFVGLGAYTFNYGEGLSYFSKNPEACMNCHIMRAQFDSWQKASHHTAATCVDCHLPHAFIGKYIAKAENGYNHSKAFTLQNFHEPIMITSKNSQILQENCVQCHAAMVAEIADDQHYKNENIQCVHCHSSVGHGDRVGLGGPLLNNEYGEREE, from the coding sequence ATGACAGGTGTTGATATGTCCAAATCCCTTTATTTGCTCGGTGTAATTCTGGCGCTTTTCGTAGGGCTCGGAGCCTACACTTTTAACTATGGTGAAGGGTTGTCCTACTTTAGTAAGAATCCAGAAGCCTGTATGAATTGCCACATCATGCGAGCCCAATTTGACTCCTGGCAGAAGGCCAGTCATCATACTGCTGCAACCTGCGTCGATTGTCATTTACCTCATGCTTTTATTGGAAAATATATAGCCAAGGCTGAAAATGGCTACAACCATTCAAAAGCTTTTACACTCCAAAATTTTCATGAACCAATCATGATTACCTCCAAGAACAGCCAGATTCTTCAAGAGAATTGCGTCCAATGTCATGCTGCGATGGTGGCTGAAATCGCTGATGATCAACATTATAAAAATGAGAACATACAATGTGTGCACTGTCACTCCTCTGTGGGTCACGGTGATAGAGTGGGTCTTGGCGGACCCTTACTCAATAACGAATATGGGGAGCGAGAAGAATGA